Within the Rhodothermales bacterium genome, the region CATCGCAGAATCGATTTTATGATGAGCTCGCCAACTGGTGGCCCCTGTTCTCCGCGGCGGCGGATTACGCCGAGGAGGCCGCCTTCTATCTCTCCCAACTGCACAGCGCCAGCTCCCGCCGGATCCGCACCCTGCTCGAAGTCGGTAGTGGCGGCGGCAATAATGCGCTCCACATGAAACCCGGCCTGGAGGTCACCCTGGTCGAACCCGCCGAAGGCATGCTCGATGTCAGCCGCCGGCTGAACCCGGACTGCGAGCACATCATCGGCGACATGCGTACCCTCCGACTCGAACGCACCTTCGACGCCGTCTTCATCCACGACGCGATCTGCTACATGACTACGGAGGACGATCTCCGCCGCGCCTTCGAAACCGCGTTCCTCCACTGTGCCCCCGGCGGAGTCGCGCTCTTCGCACCCGACTTCACCAGCGAAACCTTCCGTGTGGGGGCCGACATGGGCGGCGAGGACGGCCCCGATGGCCGTGGGCTCCGCTACCTGGAATGGATGTACGATCCCGATCCATCCGATACAACCTATGTCGTCGACTACGCGTTCATGCTCCGCGAGGGCGACCACGTCGAGGTTGTGCACGACCGGCACATTGAAGGCCTCTTCCCGCACGCTCTGTGGCTCCGGCTC harbors:
- a CDS encoding class I SAM-dependent methyltransferase; this translates as MSISTSPSQNRFYDELANWWPLFSAAADYAEEAAFYLSQLHSASSRRIRTLLEVGSGGGNNALHMKPGLEVTLVEPAEGMLDVSRRLNPDCEHIIGDMRTLRLERTFDAVFIHDAICYMTTEDDLRRAFETAFLHCAPGGVALFAPDFTSETFRVGADMGGEDGPDGRGLRYLEWMYDPDPSDTTYVVDYAFMLREGDHVEVVHDRHIEGLFPHALWLRLIEEAGFEASAVPFEHSEIDDIDLVVFIGKRPA